One Solanum pennellii chromosome 9, SPENNV200 DNA segment encodes these proteins:
- the LOC107031356 gene encoding BSD domain-containing protein 1, whose protein sequence is MDFFKSILSDDPEPDPPLPKKPQDSSPEQSPEKEIVPDQNLEKPNSRSDSNAADGPDAGVWSFGGLLKTLSTRSESVLETYRRDLQEFGSGLKKETELFREVASRAVKDLPNSIEVGTTVSHAIDGVIKSTTEIISQGKDTLLASSDAESETPDANRTLNSGRYSRFESQLMNIQSDPNTFCVDPEDLEEYNKWKSEFDLKENSKEVEILIEENGSLEGIYKRVVPNEVDNETFWCRYFYKVYKLKQQESVRANLVKRAISIDDEEELSWDVDDEDDNNEQENIAKSKFDEKGKEGSVVESSVNDVKKESATQDSTNVAKEVPANKSEPSKQDSTNIAKEVPTNKSEPITQDSTNVAKEVPTNKSEPSKQDSTNAVKQDESQTISSATVDRKEENQSSVDGGGKSKVVESVGSNKDSKKEDAEVTPLVKKEEEVVKGSEGKSDKDGSGKDGDVPIASSQKTTGADEDDLDWDEIEDVDGIDDKKATSHVASTNRDDLRKRLSVEEDDEDLSWD, encoded by the coding sequence ATGGATTTCTTCAAATCCATCTTATCAGATGATCCCGAACCGGACCCTCCACTACCCAAAAAGCCCCAAGATTCTTCACCGGAACAATCACCTGAAAAGGAAATTGTCCCGGATcagaatcttgaaaaacccaATTCACGATCTGATTCAAACGCCGCCGACGGTCCTGATGCTGGTGTTTGGAGTTTCGGAGGTTTGTTGAAGACATTATCAACCCGATCCGAATCAGTGCTCGAGACATACCGTCGGGATCTACAGGAATTCGGATCCGGGTTGAAGAAAGAAACCGAATTGTTCCGTGAAGTAGCTAGTCGAGCTGTTAAGGATCTTCCTAACTCGATCGAGGTCGGAACTACCGTCAGCCACGCCATTGACGGTGTTATCAAATCGACAACTGAGATTATATCACAAGGTAAAGATACTCTTCTCGCTTCCTCTGATGCTGAATCCGAAACCCCAGATGCGAATCGGACCTTGAATTCGGGTCGGTACAGTCGGTTTGAATCTCAATTGATGAATATCCAGAGTGACCCGAATACGTTCTGTGTGGATCCTGAGGATTTGGAGGAGTACAACAAGTGGAAATCTGAGTTTGATTTGAAGGAAAATAGTAAGGAAGTTGAGATTTTGATTGAAGAAAATGGATCTTTGGAAGGTATATACAAAAGGGTTGTGCCTAATGAAGTTGATAATGAGACATTTTGGTGTCGATACTTTTATAAAGTGTATAAGCTTAAGCAACAAGAGAGTGTAAGAGCTAATCTTGTGAAGAGAGCAATATCTATAGATGACGAAGAAGAATTGTCTTGGGATGTCGATGATGAAGACGATAATAATGAACAAGAGAACATTGCCAAATCGAAATTCGATGAGAAGGGAAAAGAGGGTTCTGTTGTTGAAAGCTCTGTCAATGATGTAAAGAAAGAATCTGCCACTCAAGATTCAACCAACGTTGCAAAGGAAGTGCCTGCTAATAAGAGTGAACCAAGCAAGCAGGATTCGACCAACATTGCAAAGGAAGTGCCTACTAATAAAAGTGAACCAATCACGCAGGATTCAACCAACGTTGCGAAGGAAGTGCCTACTAATAAAAGTGAACCAAGCAAGCAGGATTCGACCAACGCTGTAAAACAGGACGAATCACAAACTATAAGTTCGGCTACTGTTGATAGGAAAGAAGAGAATCAGTCTAGTGTAGATGGTGGTGGCAAGAGTAAGGTCGTGGAATCAGTTGGGAGTAACAAAGATAGTAAGAAAGAAGACGCTGAAGTTACTCCTCTGGTTAAAAAGGAGGAAGAGGTAGTAAAAGGTTCAGAGGGGAAAAGTGATAAGGATGGATCAGGCAAAGATGGTGATGTCCCTATTGCTTCAAGTCAAAAGACGACTGGGGCCGATGAGGACGACTTGGATTGGGATGAGATTGAGGACGTTGACGGTATTGATGACAAAAAGGCAACTTCTCATGTTGCAAGCACCAATAGAGATGATTTGAGGAAGAGGCTTAGTGTTGAAGAAGACGATGAGGATTTGAGTTGGGATTGA